taaaaatacaaacatatagagactaaacaacacacttctgaataaccaacaaatcacagacaaaataaaaaaagaaatcaaaatatgcatagaaatcaatgaaaatgaaaacaggacaacccaaaacctatgtgattcagtaaaagcagtgctaaggggaaggttcacagcaatacaagcttacctcaggaaacaagagaaaaatcaaataaataatctaactttccatatgtaaaatatatagccagtgggagtttgatttgtgacacagggaacccaaagccattgctctgtgacaacctgtaGGGATAGGCTGTGGAGGGAGGAGGaatgggaggctcaagaggaaggggacatatgtatacctgtggcctatccatgctgatatatggcaaaaaccatcacaatattgtaaagttattatcctcttattaaataaaataaatttttaaaagaaaaaaaataatctaactttacacctaaagcaaatagaaaaagaagaaatgaagaaccccagggttagtagaaggaaaaatcataaaaattaatgcagaaataaatgaaaaagaaacaaagactatagaaaaaaatcaacaaaactaaaagctggttctttgagaagataaataaacaaaccattagccagactcatcaagaaaaaagggagaagaatcaagtcaacaaaattagaaatgaaaatggagaaatcacaacagacaacacagaaatacaaaggatcataagagactactatcagcaactatatgccaataaaatggacaacttagaagaaatagatgCATTCTTAGAAAAAAGTAACCTTCCAAAATTcagccaggaagaaataaaaaatcaaacagatccatcacaagcatggaaattgaaagtGTAAAAAAGCTAGCAAACAAAGGacaaggaccagatggcttcacaggtgaattctaccaaaaatttagagaagagctaacacctatcctactcaaactcttccagaccACTGTAGAGGAAAGCTaattttcaaactcattctatgaggccaccatcaccctaatgccaaaaccagacaaaataccaccaaaaaggaaaactacaggccaatatcactgatgaacatagatgcaaaaatcctcaacaaaattctagcaaagagaatccaagtggactttatcccagggatataaggattcttcaatatttgcaaatcaaagtgatacaccacattaacaaattgaaagataaaaaccatatgattatctcaatagatgcaaagaaagcctttgacaaaattcaacatccatttatgataaaagccctccagaaagcaggcatagaaggaacatacctcaacataataaaagccatatatgataaacccacagcaaacattatcctcaatggtgaaaaactgaaagcatttcctctaaagtcaagaacaagacaagggtgcccactctcaccactactattcaacatagctttggaagttttagccagagctatcagagaagaaaaagaaataaaacaaatcccTCTCGTTGTTTGCTAATgacgtgatcctctacatagaaaaccctaaagacaccaccagaaaattactagagctaatcaatgaatatagtaaatctgtaggatataaaattaacacacaaatcctttgcattcctatatgccaagagaaaacagaaagagaaattaaggaaacaattccattcaccattgagacaaaaggaataaaatactcacgaataaatctacctaaagaaacaaaagagctatatatagaaaattataaaacactgatgaaagaaatcaaagatgacaaaaatagatggagaactATAGCATTTCattggatcagaagaatcagttTAGTGAAAATGAGtttactacccaaagtaatcaatagattcaatgcaatccctatcacactaccaatggtatttttcagagaactaaaatatataatttcacagtttgtatgggaatacaaaaaacctcgaatagccaaaggaatcttgagaaagaagaatggaactggaggaatcaacctgtctgacttcagactctactacaaagctacagtcattaagacagtatgatactggcccatagacagaaatatagatcagtggaacaaaatagaaagcccagaggtaaatccacgtacctatggacaccttatctttgacaaaggaggcaagaatatacaatggagaaaagacaatctctttaacaagtggtgctgggaaaactggttaaccacctgtaaaagaatgaaatgagaacactttctaacaccatacacaaaaataaactcagaatggatgaAAGATCTAAAGGCAAGGACAgaatctataaaactcctagaggaaaacttaggcaaaacactctctgacataaatcacagcaggatcctctatgacctacctctcagagtaatggaaataaaactaaaaataaacaaatgggacctaattaaactcaaaagctcttgtacaagaaaggaaactctaagcaaggtaaaaagacagccttcagaatgggataaaattatagcaaatgaagcaactgacaaagaattcatctaaaacatatacaagtagctcatgcaactcaattcccaaaaaatatatgacacaatcaaaaaatgtgccaaaaaactaaacagacatttctccaaagaagacatacagatggctaacaaatacatgaaaagatgctcgacatcagtTATTatccaagaaatgcaaatcaaaaccacaatgaggtaccatcgcACGCCAGACAGAATAGctgctatcaaaaaatctacaaacaataaatgctggagagggtgcagggaaaagggaaacctcttacactgttggtgggattgcaaactagtacagccactatggagaacagtgtggagatcccttaaaaaactcaaaatagatctgccatacaacccagcaatcccactgctgggcatacacaccaaggaaaccagaattgaagagacacgtgtaccccaaagttcatcacagcactgtttacaatagctaggacatggaagcaacctagatgtccatcggcagatgaatggaagctgtaatacatatacacaatggaatataactctgCTATTAAAAAgacaggactttttaaaaaataagcatatataGAGATAAGGAGAAAGTCCCTGTGCGTGTGCTTGGAATGATACATGCTCAAAAAgaccaaatttttaaattttcacctGAGCCTTATCCTCTGCACAGAGATTTCCTAAAGCAATCTAAACTACAAAAATGAAGAGGGAGTTCTAGATCGCAGGTTGGCAGGATGCTAAGCTCACCCTGCTTCAGGAAACACATCACGTTACAACTATATATAGAGAAACTCTTGCTGAAATCCATCTGGGCAAGAACAGAACAGCTGATCTATAATGAAAGGTATAAAGAATGATCCATATGGAGTCTtccaggaaggggagagaagtgaTATGGTTGGGACCTATACGTCTCACCTGgggcagagaagaagaaaggcatATCATAGGCTGGGGAATCCTCCTGGAGGAACAAGGATTTGGGGCCAGAGTTTAGGCACACCTGCCCTGGGGTTTAACAACAGGAAATAAGCCTCCTTTCTGGCTTGAAAACCAGTGGAGATTTACTGAATGCTGCAAGTAACTGACACCCTGCTCTTGAAGAGCATTGCCAGACCTGCTCACTCTCAATGACAGCATGGAGGCAGCAGATTGAAAACTGCCTGGGACTCCATCCAGCTGGCAAGGACCACCCCAACATCCCCGTCTACCCAGGCCTAACTGAGCTCCTGCCCCAGCCTCTCATGCTCCTGTGTTTGCTGCCCGCTAAAGGGGAGGATACCATAGCTAACAAGTGTGTGCACACTTGGAAGGGTGGGAGGTGACTTGGACACTGAGGCTGCAACTGAGCCAACTGTCAACTCATATGTCTCTGCAGGCACTCCAGGAGGAACGAAGTTgtgtccaggaaagaatactgtcaCCAGAGTGCACATCCTTTTCCATATTGGGAGAGGGCAAGTTCAGTTCTGTGCTGTGGCACCAACCCCTCCACCATGACTCAGTCAGTAATCAAGGCAAGCAAGTAATCAAGGGGAAAAGTGGGGGGAAAAGTCACTAACAAGTCACCACTCAAGGCACGCACACTGGGGGAAAATTGGCAAAAAGTCACTAACAAGTCACTCACCACACTGGGGGAAAAAGTTGCTAACCAAGGCATGCACACTGGGGAAAAACCAGCATAGAAATATAGACCCAATCTCTCAGGCCTTGGTCCTCTCCCAAATACTGACTGCCATCAAATGCAGGAGAAACTCAGTTTCTGAAGGTTCCTGTACCACCTTCTTAGGCTATAGCTCTGGACATGATAGGGAAGTGACAGCCATTGAGAACTGGACGAGCCCTTGCTCACCCCTGGCTCTTGCTCTGGTCCCACCAACTCCATCCTGCATCCCACCAGTGCAGTGCTGCCATCACAGTCCAGGAGAAGACACAGTCCATGCTCACTTCAGATCCAGTTCTCCCAGCAAAGCCACTGGACATTCACAGACTGCATAAGGACATTCTAACACACAGGAAACCACTCTCAAGCATGGGATAGGTAATCATTTTACCTAATGTCATGGAGACATAGAAAATTAAGCAAACTGAGATGTTAGAagaatttgttttaaacaaacaaacaaaaaaaaaaaaccaaataaaccTCAATAAAAACTGTAACAGAAAGGAGATAAATAATTTACCTGATGGAGTTCAAAGCAATAGCAATGAGAATTCTAAAGTAAGAAAAGGAACAGATGAACACTATGAaaattttaacaaggaactataaaatatatttaaaaatcataactgAGGTAtataataattgaaatgaaaagtacACTGGAGAATTAGCAGTAGATTAGTGATAAAGGGTAACACCTAAGTGGATATGAAAGAGAGAATAATGGAAATTTCCcagtaaaaatagcaaaaaaatgcaaataaaatctaAAAGTATGAATAGTTTTAGGGAGCTCCATGACAGCATCAAGTTTACTAACATTTGTATTCTAGTGGACCCAGCAATGGAAAAGAGCAAGAAagtggtgggggaaaaaaagtatttaatgaaATTATGGCTAAACACTTCGtgaacctgaagaaggaaaccaATATCTAGGTTTGAGAAGCAGAGAGTTTCAaataagatgaacccaaagagaacCAAACCAAtccatttcatatttaaaatggcaaaatttaagaTCACAGTAGAATATTAATGGTAGCAATATAAAAATAAGGAATTTCATATGAGAGAATCCACATACATCTATTATAAACTGACTATTCTGAAGAAACTTTGTAGACCAGAGGAAGTAGCATAATATATTTGAAGTGCTGAAAGTAAAAAAACTATAACCTAAGATACTCTTTGAAACAAAGCtatcattcagaattgaagaagaaataaagagtgtCACCAACAAGCAAAACCTAGAAGCGTTCATCAGTACTAAACCAACcatataagaaatgttaaaatgccttcttattgaaaaagaaaagactgaaagaatattaagaaatataGGAAGAGAGGATTTCAcaggtaaaggcaaatatatggtAGACTGTTGATCAACCACTTAAATAAGCTAGTGGAatggttaaaaatgaaaattgtgagATCATGTCAAGATATCAAAGCAACCTAAGCACCCGTCAGAAACTGAggggataaaaaagatgtggtatatgtacacaatggaatgctgtgctgtgcttatttgttcagtcatgtccgactctttgtgacccatggactctagcccgccaggctcctctgtccatggggattctcaaggcaagaataccagagtggattgccatgccctcctccaggagatcttcccaacccagggatcactctgggtctcccacattgcaggtggattctgtaccatctgagccaccagggaagtccaagaatactggagtgggtagcctatcctttctccaggggatcttcccaacccagaaatcgaaccggggtctctttcattgcaggcaggttctttaccagctgaatgacagagaaatgtaaatgaaaataatagtgagattatcacctcacacctgttagaatggctctCATGAATAAtaacacaaataacaaaaattGGCAAGGATgttgagaaaagaaaaccttaatACAATTCTGGGAATACAAATgagtgcaaccactatggaaaaagtTACAGaggttcttaaaaaactaaaaataaaacttatggATGATCCAACAATTGGaatatatctgaaggaaacaaaaccagtaatatgaaaaaatacatgacaggagtgttcacagcagcattattttaataacatagaTGTGGCAgccacctaagtgtccatcaacaaatgaatttatacatatatacacatatacatttaatggctgagttttatatatatatatcaccatctgcagtgattttggagcccagaaaaataaaatcagccactgtttccactacttccccatctatttgccatgaagtgatgggactggatgccatgatcttagttttctgaatgttgagctttaaaccaactttttcactctcctctttcactttcatcaaggggctttttagtacttcctcactttctgccataagggtggtgttatctgcatatctgaggttattgatatttctcccggcaatcttgattccaacatgtgcttcctccagcccagcgtttctcataatgtactctgcatataagctaaataagcaggatgacaatatacagccttgacgtactccttttcctatttggaaccagtctattgttccatgtccagttctagctgttgcttcctgacctgcatataggtttctcaagaggcaggtcaggtggtctggtattcccatctctttcagaattttccacagtttattgtgatccacacattcaaaggctttggcgtagtcaataaagcagaaatagatgattttctggaacactcttgcttttttgatgatccagcggatgttggcaatttgatctctggttcctctgccttttctaaaaccagcttgaacatctggaagttcatggttcatgtattgctgaagcctggcttggggaattttgagcattactttactagcgtgtgagatgagtgcaattgtgtggtagtttgagcattctttggcattgcctttcttagggattggaatgaaaactgacattttccagtcctgtggccactgctgagttttccaaatttgctgacatattgagtgcagcactttcatagcatcatcttttaggatttgaaatagttcaactggaattccatcacctccactagctttgttcctagtggtgcttcctaatgcccacttgacttcacatcccaggatgtgtggctctaggtgagtgatcacaccatcgtgattatctgggtcataaagatttttttttgtacagttcttctgtgtattcttgccacctcttcttaatatcttctgcttctgttaggtccatacatttctgtcctttattgtgcccatctttgcatgaaaatttcccttggtatctctaattttcttgaagagatctctagtctttcccattctattgttttcctctatttctttgcattgatcactgaggaaggctttcttatctctccttgctattctttggaacaccctgcattcaaatgggtatatctttcctttttccctttgcttttcacttcccttcttttcacagctatttgtaagacctcctcagacagccattttgcttttttgcatttctttttcttgcgaTGATCTtgtttcctgtctcctgtacaatgtcacgaacctctgtccatagttatcaggcactttgtctatcagagctagtccatttaatctatttctcacttccactgtatagtcataagggatttgatttaggtcatacctcaatggtctagtggtttttttccacttttttcaatttcagtctgaattaggcaataaggagttcatgatctgagccacagtcagctcccagccttgtttttgctgactgtatagagcttctccatctttgattgcaaagaatataatcagtctgatttcagtgttgaccatctggtgttgtccatgtgtagagtcttctcttgtgttgttggaagagggtgtttgctgtgacctggtgtgttctcttggcagaagtctattaacctttgccccgcttcatcctgtactccaaggccaaatttgcctgttactccaggtgtttcttgacttcctatagtgaaaaggacatcttttttgttgttaatataaATATCAgtcatgaaaaaatgaaattctgctgTTTGCAATTATGTAGTTGACCATAGAGAATAGTATGTTCAGTGAAATAATGCAAAGATCAATGCTATATGTtatgttatatgtgaaatatttaaaaaatgaaataaaagtgaatattacagaaataaacattttcacagATGTAGAGACAAAACTAGAGGTTACCAGTGAGGAAAGGGAAGGGGTGAAGGGAAATATAGGAGTAGGGGATGAAAAGATACATAACAGTATgtataaaatgaatgaacaacaagGGTATATTATATAGatagagaatatagtcaatattttcataaaaatttagaTGAAGTATGatctacaaaaatattgaatcactatattttacacctgaaactaacatgatgttGTAAatctgttggtcctttattggactggaacctggtggtccagagtcgacgatgagagagtgaaagaaggaaagaggctaatattccctgggttatgcagccagcttcatgctccagggaatcagccagaaagagagagagagagagagagagagagagagagaagaaagaaagaaagacacagggaccaaagctctgatggagcaaaggtgttttaatcaacatggtgtgggcatatatactgtcttacaaggtagttattctcagcaaagataaagattaaaattccagacttacaaaacacaaggcgatccctattaaagagagaagagggtacttatcaccataatgagaaactaacaaaggaaatgcctggattcctcagccctgggaaaggcatgcctctcctcttaattcctgaatattcaggaattaataaggaccaaaggattcctgacagatccaaaacaggcacacaggaagcctcctgttaaatgcttcctgacataaatcaattatacttaaagAGAAAGCTCTTTCTTTGACTTCTGTTAACTCGATTGTAATGTGCCTTGTGGTGGATTTCTTTGGGATCATCTTATTTGGGATGTTATGGTTTTTGTTTCCTACTTCTGGATGTCCAGTTGCTTGCATAGACTTGAGGATTTTTTCAGCCAGATTTTATTTGAGAAATCTTTTAGATCATCACTCACATTTTCTCCTGTGGTGATCCATGGAATGCCTATGTGACTCGTGATATTAACACTTCCTATAAATCTTAGACTTTTGACacaacttttcattcttttttctttttgctccacTTACTAAATTATTTCAGATATCCTTTTTCCAAACTCTATAATTCTTTCTTACATTTGTTTAGTCTGTTATTTAGACCTTCTAGCGAATTTTTCAGTTCAATTATGGTATTTTGGCTTCAGTATTTCTGTTTGGTACTCTTCAAAGAATAAAATTGCCACTttgttaatgtatttttcttcaaCTACTTTGACCATCTTTATGATAGTTAAATTATCAGTCAAGTAAATCATGTATCTCCACTTCAGTAGGGCCAATTTTAGGATCACTTTCTTGgaaagagccttttttttttttatgtaattacacttttcttcatttttccttgtttttctgcaCTCATGTCTGCATATAGACAAAATAGCAAACTATTTTAATTCTCATGACCTGCCCTTGTAAAGGAGCTGACCCTCTCAATAAACTTGGCTAGAAAAAGCAGACCTCTCAATCCTGTGGTAGTATAACCCACTTTGTTTTCAGTAGCTCCAGGCCTCTGGAGAATGTCAGGATCCCGTGGACCCTTCACAGGAGATTCGTCAATTCCTCGGGCAGCTCCCAGATTAGTTGGGTCATTGGTTGAACAGTGTACCTTTTGCTTTACCTAGGAGAAACTGTAGGAAAACTATTTTCTACTACTAGCTGTGTTAAGTTAATGTGGGGTAGGTGGCTACAGTTAGTTTTAGCCCAAATtgctgtctctcttctctctcacctCAGGCAGCTAAACTATGCCATATCCCATATCCCTTCAGCTTTCTCACACAGGCTATACAGAGGCCAGTCTTCTGAACGGCCCTTAGAAAAGTTGGGGCTTTGGATGTATTGTgcatctctttctctccccagGGAGAACCTGGGAACTGGAGAATTTTGTCCCAATCACATAGTTCTGGATCACCATAGGTATATGGCAAGATGTACCTTACATTTTCTTAACAGTTTCAACATAATTGGTATCATGCTGGAACTGTGTGCAGCATCCTTTTAACTAAGTCTTGGGTTTCTTACAGAGGGAATCTGTACATAATTTGTTTTGAGTCAGTGTGTTCATGCAAGGAAGGAGATTCTAGGGCTTGctcttctgccatcttgctgATGGGAAATGGTCATTAATTTTGGCTGTTCCTTGGAGGATAAGCAATCCCTATAGCAAGGGAAAAGCTTGAGTTAAATATTGAGTCTATAAGGAACTAAAGAAAGATTGTATATACAATCCCCTTAGTTCCCTATTACACATAGAAATTGTTCCCTGGGGAATAGATGGAACAAGATGCTGCCATATCTATATCTGAGTATGTTATATCATTACACTTACATTAAAACCTCTGTAAATTCCTATGTGGCCAAAGTGATAATAGcaaccatttattttttctgctgcTGGATAGGACTGAAATCATAATCAAAACTGTGACCTCTAATTCTGAAAGAATTCTAGGGCATATAAAAGTTAATTACAGATGGTGATTTCTTAAAATCAATGAACCAAATCCTCAGAAACTGAAATTGCCTTTCCAGGACCAAAGggtaaaaacaagaagaaagccCTGAGATATTCTGCCTTAAGAGGGTGAGTTTCTGAATCCCATTTATATTCATGTTTTCCTTGTTCAAGAGGGAGACTGAGAACCTAAGATGACAGTTCATTTCCTATTTGTGCAGTCCTGAGATTCAACTGAATCTTGCAGAGAAATCTGTTTGAGGGAAGAGTAGGGAATGTTCAGAATCATTTacagatacaagagatgcagttcCTTAGTAAGTTTCTTCTCCGTGGATGGAACACTTTTTCTTCAACTTTTATAACTTTTCTTGTATGGTAtatggaaggactgaggctgaaattgaaactccaatattttggccatctgatgcgaagaactgactcactgaaaaagatcctgatgcttggaaagattgaaggtggagaaggtgaagacagaggatgagatggttggatggcatcactgaattgatggacatgagtttgagtaggttccgggagttggtgatggacagggaggcttggcatgctgcagtccatggggtcacaaagagtcagacatgactgagtgactgaactgatatggaGTAACTTAAGCTGTCCTAGACTTTATTTCCTCttaccttgtttgtttgttttttttaataaattggaaGCAATATTCTTGGTTCCTACCCTGTATAGTCTTATGTGCACTAGAGGCAAAAACCAGGCTTTTGGGGTTGCTGCCAAAAGAAGAGGAGAGGTGAGGAGAGGATCCAAGTGAATGAAATAATGGTGagatgagaaaagggaaactgTCCTCGTTCACACTTCTtttccattgttgttcagttgctcagtcatttctgactctttgcaaccctatggactgtagcctcctgattcctctgtccataggattctccaggcatgaatactggagtagattgccattcccttctccaggggatcttcctgacccatgggtcACACCTGCCTTGTCTGTGTCTCGCAGAtcgattctttacccctgagccaccattATTCCTTTGGATAAAAGGCTATATTTTGGTGCTTTGCAAAGCATCAAATATGCTTTGTGTGCTTTACAAATGCTTTAGTTTGTAAAATGTTTATAAGGGAAATTTATGTCACTCATTTCCATGGTAATGATAAGTAAATTCTATGGATCCAGTTTGGGCTATTCGCAGTCATTCCCAGTGCATACATCACTTTATATGAGGAGATGTGAGAAATACTCTTTTTTCTCTATGTAACCCTTCTCCCCTGTTTTCACAGATCCCCTTAGAGAAGAATGGCTCCAGGGAATGACTCTTTCATGACTCAGTTCATTTTAGTAGGATTAACAGACCAATCAGTTCTTCAGCTCCCcctctttttcctgtttctagtAATGTATGTGGTCACCGTGATGGGAAATTTGAGCTTGATCATCCTAATTGGGCTGAGTTCACACCTACACACACCTATGTACTTTTTCCTGTTTAATTTGTCCTTAATAGATCTCTGTTATTCTTCTGTTTTTACACCTAAAATGCTGATCAACATCATATCAAAGAAGATTATCTCCTACATGGGGTGCATGACTCAGctttacttcttcattttttttggtatttctgAATGCTATGTGCTGACAtcaatggcctatgaccgctatgtggccatctgtagCCCACTCTTGTATAATGCTGCCATGTCCCCTAAAGTGTGTTCCAGCCTTATGCTCATTTCCTACTTGATGGCCTTTCTGGATGCCATGACCCTTATTGGAGGCATGTTGAGACTGACCTTCTGTGATGCAAACACTATCAACCATTATTTGTGTGACACCTACCCTCTGCTCCAGCTCTCCTGCACGAGTACCTACATCCTTGAGCTGGAAATAATCATCGTGTCAGGAAT
This genomic window from Odocoileus virginianus isolate 20LAN1187 ecotype Illinois unplaced genomic scaffold, Ovbor_1.2 Unplaced_Scaffold_19, whole genome shotgun sequence contains:
- the LOC110151934 gene encoding olfactory receptor 8B3-like translates to MSLSRMAPGNDSFMTQFILVGLTDQSVLQLPLFFLFLVMYVVTVMGNLSLIILIGLSSHLHTPMYFFLFNLSLIDLCYSSVFTPKMLINIISKKIISYMGCMTQLYFFIFFGISECYVLTSMAYDRYVAICSPLLYNAAMSPKVCSSLMLISYLMAFLDAMTLIGGMLRLTFCDANTINHYLCDTYPLLQLSCTSTYILELEIIIVSGINIILPSLTIFVSYGLILSNILHISSREGRSKAFSTCSSHIIAVSLFFGSSAFVYLKPSSMPMNKGKFSSVFYTNVVPMMNPLIYSLRNKDVKLALRKVLRMVKFRSETLSVCAYSFRRRRFCVFI